One stretch of Zingiber officinale cultivar Zhangliang chromosome 6B, Zo_v1.1, whole genome shotgun sequence DNA includes these proteins:
- the LOC121989506 gene encoding uncharacterized protein At1g66480-like — protein sequence MGNSLGGKKKKIAKVMKVDGTTLRMKPPAHAVSVLRDHPGYTLLDADEVKRLGVRAPPLEPEAPLLPGRLYFLVELPRAPSHRTPRRAWSGALQVSAKERLESLRLTRRSLSDLSVPAGSGGQSPNISAAEETKDGGLRLKMRLPKAEVEKLMLESKDAADAARRIMQLCAARESAAPTPSSSVMSSPEPATPTLRTPRTPRTPRTEKRTRFVALPDEIIA from the exons ATGGGGAACAGTTtgggagggaagaagaagaagatcgccAAGGTGATGAAGGTGGACGGCACCACCCTAAGGATGAAGCCGCCGGCGCACGCCGTCTCCGTGCTCAGGGACCACCCGGGCTACACCCTCCTCGACGCAGACGAGGTAAAGCGTCTCGGCGTCCGCGCGCCGCCGCTCGAGCCGGAGGCGCCGCTGCTCCCCGGGAGGCTCTACTTCCTGGTGGAGCTCCCCCGCGCGCCGAGCCACCGCACGCCGCGCCGCGCCTGGTCGGGCGCGCTCCAGGTCAGCGCCAAGGAACGGCTGGAGAGCCTCCGCCTCACCCGCCGCTCCTTGTCGGACCTCTCGGTCCCCGCGGGATCCGGCGGCCAGTCGCCTAATATCTCCGCGGCGGAGGAGACCAAGGACGGCGGGCTCCGGCTGAAGATGAGGCTGCCGAAGGCCGAGGTGGAGAAGCTGATGCTGGAGAGCAAGGACGCCGCCGACGCCGCGCGGAGGATCATGCAGCTGTGCGCCGCCAGAGAAAGCGCGGCCCCGACGCCCTCGTCGTCGGTCATGTCGTCGCCGGAGCCGGCGACTCCGACGCTCCGGACCCCGCGCACCCCTCGCACTCCACGCACGGAG AAGAGGACGAGGTTCGTGGCGTTGCCGGACGAGATCATCGCATGA
- the LOC121989507 gene encoding 30S ribosomal protein 3, chloroplastic-like, with protein MQCASPVTAQPILPALRHGRVPSPKSLFPSLAGGATVTSESKARVRFQRRTLSAAAASASAQVVEASSDVDQFEDGEQSAEKQGVVVKPIEKPRLVLRFIWMEKNIGLALDQVIPGHGTIPLSPYFFWPRKDAWEELKTKIEEKPWISQKRMIIFLNQATDIINLWQQSGGNL; from the exons ATGCAGTGCGCGAGCCCTGTCACCGCCCAACCCATCCTTCCCGCTCTGCGCCATGGCCGAGTTCCATCCCCCAAATCTCTCTTCCCTTCTCTCGCCGGCGGAGCAACCGTTACTTCCGAATCCAAGGCCAGGGTACGTTTCCAGCGGCGTACACTGTCGGCGGCCGCTGCCTCCGCCTCCGCTCAGGTCGTAGAAGCCTCGTCGGATGTTGACCAATTTGAGGACGGCGAGCAATCCGCGGAGAAACAG GGCGTGGTGGTGAAACCCATAGAGAAGCCGCGGCTGGTTCTACGGTTCATATGGATGGAGAAGAACATCGGACTGGCGCTCGACCAGGTGATTCCCGGCCACGGCACCATACCGCTGAGCCCTTACTTCTTCTGGCCGCGAAAGGACGCGTGGGAGGAGCTCAAAACCAAGATCGAGGAGAAGCCTTGGATTTCGCAGAAGCGCATGATCATCTTCCTCAACCAGGCCACAGATATCATCAACCTCTGGCAACAGAGCGGTGGCAACCTGTAG
- the LOC121989508 gene encoding uncharacterized protein LOC121989508 yields MERSEPALVPQWYKLANGSSSNNALRISTSKRPGDNCTAFGLRDKLIRDQDRNLRSLSSNSSINRDRSSFVKTQTYGNFQRSRENNQEKNFDHLNRENRSSLIHNGFDYHDSSRVRAKKDYMRRSHSMVTGRQLNLPKREEFPSLQIKRRQSFSDADAELSMGPKTAVHSLQVVTPLIIGTSALAEAPVKFETNENDVASATKSTMAETLAHTPSLVGNNLQRIEELAMKKCKQLIPVTPTLPKSLNFNLSEKTKIITAKGRGGDLSSFTKVGQQMNLAGRPPSRSDITKTSQAGNFQILNREKNSILLAAKDGSSVSKVIDHAGFVPSVAVPPKTLADLKLRVDDKNGAFTQVSNGERKLLSRAQNRNDFFNLLRKKSLTTSSSISDSESIDVMENLQSNSLVNIQKHYHQGLDCSTESGNCSNEGFLSTDGTGRLYVDKEETKLCLDGTIDPEEEAFLQSLGWDKNAGEDALTQDEIDSFRKKYESQRPLKASIS; encoded by the exons ATGGAGAGAAGTGAGCCTGCATTGGTTCCACAATGGTACAAGTTAGCAAATGGGAGCAGTTCAAACAACGCCCTGCGGATCAGCACTTCCAAACGTCCAG GTGATAATTGTACGGCGTTTGGATTAAGGGATAAATTAATCAGAGACCAAGATAGGAATTTGAGGAGTTTGAGTTCTAACAGTTCTATTAATCGGGATAGAAGTAGCTTTGTTAAAACACAGACTTATGGCAATTTCCAAAGGTCTCGTGAGAACAACCAGGAGAAGAATTTTGATCACCTTAATCGTGAAAATAGGTCATCTTTGATTCACAATGGCTTCGACTATCATGATTCATCTAGAGTAAGAGCTAAAAAAGATTACATGAGACGCTCCCACTCTATGGTCACAGGAAGGCAACTCAACTTACCTAAAAGAGAGGAATTTCCATCACTTCAAATTAAAAGGAGGCAGAGCTTTTCAGATGCAGATGCCGAATTATCTATGGGTCCTAAGACTGCTGTCCACAGTCTTCAGGTTGTCACTCCTCTCATAATTGGAACCTCAGCTCTAGCAGAAGCGCCTGTAAAATTTGAAACTAATGAAAATGACGTAGCATCTGCAACTAAAAGCACTATGGCAGAGACATTAGCGCATACTCCATCATTGGTTGGCAACAATCTTCAG AGGATTGAAGAACTGGCTATGAAAAAATGCAAGCAGCTGATTCCTGTGACACCTACACTGCCGAAATCCTTG AATTTTAACTTATCAGAAAAGACAAAAATAATAACTGCCAAAGGCAGAGGTGGGGATTTAAGTTCTTTTACTAAGGTTGGCCAGCAGATGAACCTTGCTGGTCGGCCACCATCTAGGTCTGATATTACTAAGACATCTCAAGCGGGAAACTTTCAAATTCTTAACCGAGAGAAGAATAGCATCCTGCTTGCTGCCAAAGATGGTTCCAGTGTTAGCAAAGTTATCGATCATGCTGGGTTTGTTCCATCTGTTGCAGTTCCTCCAAAGACCCTAGCTGATCTTAAGCTTAGAGTTGATGACAAGAATGGCGCCTTCACACAGGTCTCCAATGGGGAAAGAAAACTCCTTTCTCGCGCTCAGAACAGGAATGATTTCTTCAATTTGTTGAGGAAGAAATCATTAACTACTTCAAGCTCTATTTCAGACTCGGAATCCATTGATGTAATGGAGAATCTGCAAAGCAATTCACTTGTCAATATACAAAAGCATTATCATCAAGGTCTGGATTGTTCAACAGAAAGTGGAAATTGTTCGAATGAAGGTTTTTTATCTACTGATGGGACTGGTAGACTGTATGTTGACAAAGAAGAAACTAAATTGTGTCTGGATGGCACCATTGACCCGGAAGAAGAAGCCTTCCTACAATCTCTTGGGTGGGATAAAAATGCTGGGGAGGATGCTTTGACACAGGATGAAATTGATTCTTTCCGCAAGAAG TATGAGTCTCAGCGACCACTAAAGGCTTCCATCAGCTAG
- the LOC121989510 gene encoding lysM domain-containing GPI-anchored protein LYP6-like, translated as MEKATLALLLFLLSSSTVGAKSTIEPCSGTESCPALLGYKLDADLKVSEVAALFQTDLLPLLAANAIDASLPGVEQSILPAGLFLRVPASCACSGGIRRSVSTRYTVRPADTLASIAASVFSGLASAEQIRDANGIQDPAALDPGRTLLIPLPCTCFNSTDNFLPAVYLSYVVRAADTLPAIAVRYSTTVTDLMNVNAMGSPSVLVGDILAVPLPACPSMFPRYASDYGLIVANGTYTITAGHCVECSCGPGNLNLYCSPASLSTSCSSMQCSNSNLMIGNFTSQQTSAGCNITSCNYAGFVNGSIVTKLTTSLQPQCPGEHQFPPVIPPPTTVVHESLVAPSPSPSPSPSPVQTGGGGGAHLTPKTSVPGTLALPGASAASSPAGSASQAVCVIPLSYISAVVFPLVLAYFF; from the exons ATGGAGAAGGCGACCTTAGCTCTGCTGCTCTTCCTCCTTTCCTCCTCCACGGTCGGCGCCAAGTCCACCATCGAGCCCTGCTCCGGCACCGAATCCTGTCCCGCCCTTCTCGGGTACAAGCTCGACGCCGATCTCAAGGTCTCCGAGGTCGCTGCCCTCTTCCAGACCGACCTGCTCCCCCTCCTCGCCGCCAACGCCATCGACGCCTCCCTCCCCGGCGTCGAGCAAAGCATCCTCCCCGCCGGCCTCTTCCTCCGCGTCCCTGCGTCCTGCGCCTGCTCCGGAGGCATCCGCCGCTCCGTCTCCACCCGCTACACCGTCCGCCCCGCCGACACCCTCGCGTCCATCGCCGCGTCCGTCTTCTCCGGCCTCGCCTCGGCCGAACAGATCCGTGATGCCAACGGCATCCAGGACCCCGCCGCGCTTGACCCTGGGCGAACCCTGCTCATCCCCCTCCCGTGCACCTGCTTCAACTCTACCGACAATTTCCTCCCCGCCGTGTACCTCTCCTACGTCGTCCGCGCCGCCGACACCTTGCCTGCGATAGCCGTCCGCTACTCCACTACCGTCACCGACCTCATGAACGTGAATGCGATGGGGAGCCCCTCGGTCCTGGTTGGGGACATACTCGCCGTGCCACTACCAG CTTGCCCGTCAATGTTTCCAAGATATGCCTCGGATTATGGCTTGATTGTGGCTAATGGAACCTATACCATCACTGCTGGTCACTGTGTAGAGTGCAGCTGTGGACCGGGAAATCTCAA tttgtaCTGCTCCCCTGCATCCCTATCAACATCATGTTCGAGCATGCAGTGCAGTAACAGCAATCTTATGATAGGAAATTTCACTTCCCAACAGACCAGCGCCGGTTGCAATATTACTTCTTGTAATTATGCTGGCTTTGTTAATGGATCTATCGTAACCAA GTTGACCACATCTCTGCAACCTCAATGTCCAG GAGAACATCAGTTTCCTCCGGTGATACCGCCACCCACCACGGTGGTTCATGAATCATTGGTTGCCCCTTCACCTTCACCTTCACCTTCACCGTCCCCGGTCCAaacaggtggtggtggtggtgcccATCTGACTCCGAAAACATCAGTTCCTGGAACATTGGCACTACCAGGTGCATCTGCTGCCTCCAGCCCCGCTGGGAGTGCTTCTCAGGCTGTTTGCGTTATACCATTGAGCTACATTTCTGCCGTAGTATTCCCTTTAGTACTCGCTTACTTCTTTTGA